The Stegostoma tigrinum isolate sSteTig4 chromosome 38, sSteTig4.hap1, whole genome shotgun sequence genome contains a region encoding:
- the LOC125447258 gene encoding ETS-related transcription factor Elf-2-like isoform X1: protein MYFQQPPVIPIHCKLGDYDSTATTSNGTELAMLSKPIMSERSDIFLGSRDTEFFLPIIPTTFHPIETDFPEMRDSHLYAEHSIFKGLLATVTTYHSNPEQVGPPVKQVLPSIDFLMSPNKIKCSTDVKQHEKLPKCRTNPQRRGQSIHLWEFIRDLLLNPTENSEILRWENRRAGIFRVVKSNAFAQLWGSKKNNKGMNYEKLSRALRHYYKTGILERVDGRLTYKFGQKAYGWEEAWSL, encoded by the exons ATGTATTTCCAACAGCCACCAGTGATCCCCATTCACTGCAAACTGGGGGATTATGACAGTACCGCCACCACAAGCAACGGAACAG AACTGGCCATGCTGTCCAAACCTATAATGTCTGAACGGTCTGATATTTTTCTTGGAAGCAGAGATACAGAATTCTTCCTTCCAATCATTCCCACCACATTTCATCCAATAGAAACAGATtttccagagatgagggattCACATCTTTACGCAGAACACAGCATCTTCAAAG GCTTGTTGGCAACCGTGACAACGTACCATAGTAATCCTGAGCAAGTGGGCCCTCCGGTTAAACAGGTTCTACCCAGCATCGACTTCT TGATGTCTCCCAATAAAATCAAATGCAGCACTGATGTCAAACAGCATGAGAAACTTCCAAAATGCAGGACGAATCCACAGAGGCGAG GCCAAAGCATTCACCTGTGGGAGTTTATCCGGGATTTGTTGCTGAACCCCACGGAAAACAGTGAGATCCTGCGATGGGAGAACCGGCGAGCAGGAATCTTCCGTGTAGTTAAATCCAACGCCTTTGCCCAGCTGTGGGGAAGcaaaaaaaacaataaaggaATGAACTATGAGAAGCTGAGCCGAGCACTGAG ACACTACTACAAAACTGGAATCCTGGAACGTGTGGATGGGAGACTGACATACAAATTTGGACAGAAAGCTTATGGATGGGAAGAAGCTTGGAGTCTGTAA
- the LOC125447258 gene encoding ETS-related transcription factor Elf-5-like isoform X3, with protein sequence MYFQQPPVIPIHCKLGDYDSTATTSNGTGLLATVTTYHSNPEQVGPPVKQVLPSIDFLMSPNKIKCSTDVKQHEKLPKCRTNPQRRGQSIHLWEFIRDLLLNPTENSEILRWENRRAGIFRVVKSNAFAQLWGSKKNNKGMNYEKLSRALRHYYKTGILERVDGRLTYKFGQKAYGWEEAWSL encoded by the exons ATGTATTTCCAACAGCCACCAGTGATCCCCATTCACTGCAAACTGGGGGATTATGACAGTACCGCCACCACAAGCAACGGAACAG GCTTGTTGGCAACCGTGACAACGTACCATAGTAATCCTGAGCAAGTGGGCCCTCCGGTTAAACAGGTTCTACCCAGCATCGACTTCT TGATGTCTCCCAATAAAATCAAATGCAGCACTGATGTCAAACAGCATGAGAAACTTCCAAAATGCAGGACGAATCCACAGAGGCGAG GCCAAAGCATTCACCTGTGGGAGTTTATCCGGGATTTGTTGCTGAACCCCACGGAAAACAGTGAGATCCTGCGATGGGAGAACCGGCGAGCAGGAATCTTCCGTGTAGTTAAATCCAACGCCTTTGCCCAGCTGTGGGGAAGcaaaaaaaacaataaaggaATGAACTATGAGAAGCTGAGCCGAGCACTGAG ACACTACTACAAAACTGGAATCCTGGAACGTGTGGATGGGAGACTGACATACAAATTTGGACAGAAAGCTTATGGATGGGAAGAAGCTTGGAGTCTGTAA
- the LOC125447258 gene encoding ETS-related transcription factor Elf-5-like isoform X2, which yields MLSKPIMSERSDIFLGSRDTEFFLPIIPTTFHPIETDFPEMRDSHLYAEHSIFKGLLATVTTYHSNPEQVGPPVKQVLPSIDFLMSPNKIKCSTDVKQHEKLPKCRTNPQRRGQSIHLWEFIRDLLLNPTENSEILRWENRRAGIFRVVKSNAFAQLWGSKKNNKGMNYEKLSRALRHYYKTGILERVDGRLTYKFGQKAYGWEEAWSL from the exons ATGCTGTCCAAACCTATAATGTCTGAACGGTCTGATATTTTTCTTGGAAGCAGAGATACAGAATTCTTCCTTCCAATCATTCCCACCACATTTCATCCAATAGAAACAGATtttccagagatgagggattCACATCTTTACGCAGAACACAGCATCTTCAAAG GCTTGTTGGCAACCGTGACAACGTACCATAGTAATCCTGAGCAAGTGGGCCCTCCGGTTAAACAGGTTCTACCCAGCATCGACTTCT TGATGTCTCCCAATAAAATCAAATGCAGCACTGATGTCAAACAGCATGAGAAACTTCCAAAATGCAGGACGAATCCACAGAGGCGAG GCCAAAGCATTCACCTGTGGGAGTTTATCCGGGATTTGTTGCTGAACCCCACGGAAAACAGTGAGATCCTGCGATGGGAGAACCGGCGAGCAGGAATCTTCCGTGTAGTTAAATCCAACGCCTTTGCCCAGCTGTGGGGAAGcaaaaaaaacaataaaggaATGAACTATGAGAAGCTGAGCCGAGCACTGAG ACACTACTACAAAACTGGAATCCTGGAACGTGTGGATGGGAGACTGACATACAAATTTGGACAGAAAGCTTATGGATGGGAAGAAGCTTGGAGTCTGTAA